The following are encoded in a window of Flavobacteriales bacterium genomic DNA:
- a CDS encoding response regulator: MEVNILVARAMLTGTGCTMDVAVDGLDAVKKIEGNSYDIILMDIQMPLMNG, translated from the coding sequence ATGGAAGTAAATATTTTGGTAGCCCGAGCTATGCTCACAGGAACTGGTTGCACCATGGATGTTGCAGTTGATGGACTTGATGCAGTAAAAAAAATCGAGGGAAATTCGTACGATATTATCTTGATGGATATTCAAATGCCTCTAATGAATGGTTAA
- a CDS encoding YfiR family protein: MLFIPKSYSKDLKELAEIISHTDTLLVSECYNCAKKGSAINLDTDLESSQVKIEINKSVVDKSGIKLSSKIYSIAKIIN, translated from the coding sequence TTGCTTTTTATTCCGAAATCATATTCAAAAGACCTCAAAGAGCTAGCAGAGATTATCAGCCATACAGATACCTTACTAGTAAGTGAATGTTATAATTGCGCAAAAAAGGGAAGCGCTATTAACCTCGATACCGATTTAGAATCTAGCCAAGTTAAAATTGAAATCAACAAGTCTGTGGTCGACAAGTCTGGTATTAAGCTCAGTTCCAAAATCTATTCAATAGCTAAAATCATTAACTAA
- a CDS encoding SUMF1/EgtB/PvdO family nonheme iron enzyme has translation MKHVYLILLFTAFLSCNENNKELVPVSNAQFEEFVNETNYKTDAEKYGWSIVQQDVYKFITVDGANWKTPDGKLTPSSKDLPVTQVSYNDAIAYCKWAKVRLPSYDEYWDFADLDNRLIIAEKKNPITPIHKANIIGNVWDITEVSLKDSTRLAGGSLFCSSKTCDGTVKERELYVDKETGNINIGFCVITAN, from the coding sequence TTGAAGCACGTTTATTTAATCTTACTATTCACAGCGTTCCTAAGCTGCAACGAAAACAACAAAGAACTTGTCCCTGTTTCGAATGCTCAATTTGAAGAATTCGTAAACGAGACTAATTATAAAACCGATGCTGAGAAGTACGGATGGTCGATTGTACAGCAGGACGTTTACAAATTTATTACGGTGGATGGCGCCAACTGGAAGACACCGGATGGAAAACTTACACCATCATCCAAAGACCTTCCTGTTACCCAAGTCAGTTACAACGATGCTATCGCCTATTGCAAGTGGGCTAAGGTTCGATTACCCAGTTACGACGAATATTGGGATTTTGCAGACTTAGATAATAGACTGATTATTGCAGAAAAAAAGAATCCCATTACACCTATTCACAAGGCAAATATTATTGGAAATGTTTGGGACATCACGGAAGTATCTCTCAAAGACTCAACCCGCCTAGCGGGGGGATCATTATTCTGTTCATCGAAAACATGCGACGGTACCGTGAAAGAACGGGAACTCTATGTCGATAAAGAAACCGGGAATATCAACATTGGGTTTTGTGTAATCACTGCTAACTAA
- a CDS encoding sulfatase-like hydrolase/transferase, which produces MNKITLIVFLTALNLSTVLGADNSKKPNIVMVVMDNFGYGEVGCYGGGELRGAPTPNIDGLADEGFRLTNFNVEAECTPSRASLMTGRYGIRTRKIAGTDEYRGVWSGITSWEITLPEMLTKQGYATGMFGKWHLGDWEGRFPTDQGFDEWYGIPNSSDQAFWPTSDLWRDDAHPDLRFTYVVECTKGEKPKEIGVYDLPRRATIDKEITVKAIDFIKRKASKNKPFFAYLPYTQTHEPVNPHPDFKGSTGNGKFADVLAQTDSYIGDLLKTIDELGLKENTIFIFTSDNGREGVDRSFGSTGVWKRAMFSPYEGSLRVPFIIRYPGKVPERKVSNQLFHLVDLFPTLATWTGGDVPTDRIIDGADQTKFLMGETIKSARESVMIYLGNILFGAKWRDWKILIKEMEEGGYAIKEMVYPSIYNLLIDPKEEVPETNYLSNTWVDWPLYQVMDDFKASLASDKGTPSED; this is translated from the coding sequence ATGAATAAAATAACACTAATCGTATTCTTAACTGCATTAAACCTAAGCACAGTTTTAGGAGCAGATAACAGTAAAAAGCCAAACATTGTGATGGTGGTGATGGACAATTTTGGCTACGGAGAAGTGGGCTGTTACGGCGGTGGCGAACTCAGAGGAGCACCAACTCCTAACATCGATGGTCTTGCTGACGAAGGATTTAGATTAACCAATTTCAACGTTGAAGCAGAATGCACACCATCAAGGGCTTCGTTAATGACAGGGCGTTACGGCATAAGAACGAGAAAAATAGCAGGTACGGATGAATACCGAGGTGTATGGTCGGGCATTACAAGTTGGGAGATTACTCTTCCAGAAATGCTTACAAAGCAAGGATATGCAACCGGAATGTTTGGCAAATGGCATTTAGGCGATTGGGAAGGAAGGTTTCCTACTGATCAAGGTTTTGACGAATGGTATGGCATACCTAACTCTTCGGATCAAGCATTTTGGCCAACCAGCGACCTTTGGAGAGATGATGCCCACCCTGATCTACGTTTCACATATGTAGTTGAGTGCACGAAAGGTGAAAAACCAAAAGAAATTGGAGTATATGATCTACCTAGAAGAGCAACAATAGATAAAGAAATAACCGTAAAGGCCATTGATTTCATCAAACGAAAAGCAAGTAAAAACAAACCATTCTTTGCCTATTTGCCTTATACACAAACACACGAACCCGTTAATCCACATCCCGATTTTAAAGGATCTACTGGCAATGGTAAATTCGCCGATGTATTGGCTCAAACGGATTCGTATATTGGTGATTTACTTAAAACTATCGATGAGCTTGGATTAAAAGAAAACACCATCTTTATATTTACTTCCGATAATGGACGAGAAGGCGTTGATAGATCTTTTGGAAGTACTGGTGTTTGGAAAAGAGCGATGTTCTCCCCTTATGAAGGATCACTACGTGTACCTTTTATAATAAGATATCCCGGTAAAGTTCCTGAACGAAAAGTATCTAATCAATTATTCCATTTAGTAGATTTATTCCCAACGCTAGCAACATGGACAGGTGGAGATGTGCCAACGGATAGGATAATAGATGGCGCGGATCAAACAAAATTCCTAATGGGTGAAACAATAAAATCTGCAAGAGAATCAGTAATGATATATTTAGGAAATATTCTGTTTGGGGCTAAATGGAGAGATTGGAAAATCCTAATTAAAGAAATGGAAGAAGGAGGATATGCAATCAAAGAAATGGTTTACCCTTCTATTTACAATCTCTTAATTGACCCTAAAGAAGAAGTACCTGAAACAAACTACCTATCGAATACTTGGGTTGATTGGCCTTTGTATCAAGTGATGGATGATTTTAAGGCATCTTTAGCTAGCGATAAAGGAACTCCTTCCGAAGATTAA